In the genome of Kluyveromyces marxianus DMKU3-1042 DNA, complete genome, chromosome 1, one region contains:
- the ATP12 gene encoding ATP synthase complex assembly protein ATP12 (mitochondrial) yields MLRISRIPRVVSHVPFAQIRIRSYAKASPLGVDQSVENNLQTETNRLSKTLTKFWEQVSLEETDDSVTVKLDSKPLRTPLGHPLSLPPSRKLLSVMLLNEWSNLPSLSIKPHVLPLTSLVSRCIDLEMTNKPGADPELVAKIGGNREKLTQDLLRYLDTDTLLVFSPAKEYEGALRKAQNEMYIPFIAGVEKFLTKFSTDGKPVKLQILDADLHGLRGNAQKEETARAAKAYLDSLSLWDLAIFEKTVLTTKSFICGLLLLLNKSGNVTDIPELKCSMEDIARAATLETIYQVERWGEVEDTHDVDKRDVRRNIHAAAIVAYEIPSKSK; encoded by the coding sequence ATGCTACGTATAAGCAGAATTCCTCGCGTGGTTTCCCATGTGCCCTTTGCTCAAATCAGAATTAGAAGCTATGCAAAGGCATCGCCTTTAGGTGTAGACCAATCTGTGGAAAATAACTTACAAACGGAAACAAATAGATTGTCCAAGACTTTAACAAAATTCTGGGAACAGGTCAGTTTGGAAGAAACCGATGATAGTGTCACGGTTAAACTGGATTCGAAACCATTGCGTACTCCATTGGGCCATCCTCTAAGCTTACCACCATCTCGTAAACTTTTATCTGTCATGcttttgaatgaatggAGCAATCTCCCCAGTCTTTCCATCAAACCACATGTGCTACCATTGACATCTCTAGTGTCGCGTTGTATCGACTTGGAAATGACCAATAAGCCCGGTGCGGACCCAGAACTTGTCGCCAAGATCGGTGGTAACAGAGAAAAACTGACTCAAGATTTATTAAGATACCTCGACACAGACACGTTGCTAGTGTTTTCGCCAGCTAAAGAATACGAAGGGGCGCTAAGAAAGGCTCAGAATGAAATGTACATACCATTCATCGCTGGTGTTGAGAAGTTCTTGACGAAGTTCAGCACTGATGGAAAGCCTGTGAAGCTTCAAATATTAGATGCCGATCTGCATGGTCTAAGAGGAAATGCTCAAAAAGAGGAAACCGCACGTGCAGCTAAAGCTTACCTAGATTCACTTTCACTATGGGATCTAGCCATATTCGAAAAGACTGTTTTGACTACCAAGTCTTTCATTTGTGGACTTCTCTTGCTGTTGAACAAGTCCGGAAACGTTACCGATATTCCTGAATTAAAATGCTCCATGGAAGATATCGCCAGAGCTGCGACCTTGGAAACTATCTACCAGGTTGAAAGATGGGGGGAAGTTGAAGATACACACGATGTTGACAAGCGTGATGTtagaagaaatattcaTGCTGCAGCCATTGTTGCATACGAGATTCCATCCAAATCTAAATAA
- the ATG27 gene encoding Atg27p, producing the protein MKSVLGVPLSLLLLLLPLASGLECSKHDILNKYRVSEVAAHGTVAQDTPPSETKENWWLSICDENRSKAKDSKPEQCKDDDTLCGVTSVSLPGKEPLVTRIMDFSGSLASEVKETAEALSIKLSGASWGSHNLNAEIYLECEESGDGSLKESSWNDDKTVKLVFSGPFGCLKKGDNGNGGDGNSGDEPEKPPADEKPKGGAGLGSWLVWLFMYAIIFAFVYLVVTSYMSTRNGSFHDFREEFIDRSKTFATNLPQFAKEVAGKIVNTGSSSQRGGYSAV; encoded by the coding sequence atgAAAAGCGTACTGGGGGTCCCGCTATCGctccttcttctgcttctgccGCTAGCATCGGGATTGGAATGCTCCAAACATGATATCCTAAACAAATACAGAGTGAGTGAGGTTGCAGCTCACGGAACCGTGGCGCAAGATACACCTCCAAGTgaaacaaaggaaaatTGGTGGCTCAGTATATGCGATGAGAATCGGTCCAAGGCTAAGGACAGCAAGCCAGAACAGTGTAAGGATGATGACACGTTGTGTGGGGTAACGAGTGTTTCTTTGCCCGGGAAAGAGCCGCTTGTTACGCGTATAATGGACTTTAGTGGGTCTTTGGCTTCAGAAGTGAAGGAAACGGCAGAAGCGCTATCGATTAAGCTTTCTGGGGCGTCATGGGGTTCTCACAACTTGAATGCGGAAATATACTTGGAGTGTGAGGAGAGTGGTGATGGATCGTTGAAGGAGTCGAGCTGGAACGATGATAAGACGGTGAAGTTGGTGTTTTCCGGGCCATTTGGGTGTTTGAAAAAGGGAGACAATGGGAATGGCGGTGATGGGAACTCCGGAGACGAGCCTGAGAAGCCTCCCGCGGATGAAAAACCAAAGGGAGGAGCTGGTCTTGGTTCGTGGCTTGTGTGGTTGTTCATGTATGCGATTATTTTCGCCTTTGTGTACCTAGTGGTGACCTCTTACATGAGTACCAGAAACGGTTCGTTCCATGACTTCCGCGAAGAATTCATTGATAGATCCAAAACCTTCGCTACAAACTTGCCTCAATTTGCCAAGGAAGTGGCAGGTAAAATCGTAAACACAGGTTCCTCATCTCAAAGAGGTGGGTACAGTGCTGTGTGA
- the SWI3 gene encoding Swi3p, translating into MADEPTGISDAEMGGDLGDLSQSLEPDYADGLPETLGEELPDGIEDDFGDEVVSNTSGLFGLESKQGSEGPAEPLENNLGDNLGDNLGDNLGDNLGNNPEDNLEEPSKGPEQSEVPEQSAEPEQSEVPEQSAEPEQSAEPTETAESVAPSEPVEEPVEASIDASVEEKNPSEDNEVSEPAEKEPTEQLTEEPEAGSSVPEESATAPVSETTEQPETTEQPEPTEQLETAEQATEQATDQATEQPETTEQPDTTEQPDTTEQPETTEQPETSQQPTEPYVSETDKETGAPSSPKEQEQEQEQEQEQEQESESTSPETNVAVKQEKNTADPSLAIPQSHEIVIPSYSRWFNLSKVHEIEVKSLPEFFTNRIPSKTPQVYVKYRNFMVNSYRLNPNEYFTVTAARRNLCGDAGALFRIHKFLSKWGLINYQVNASKKPKMVEPPFTGEYETRYDAPRGLFPFQSYKPALQLPDMTRLKKIMTQLDTPQAQSSLKRTSDEMSNGTSSNEPSSSSKTNDINESSDKTEQSSEDKLSSLTNDRKPKRPRVSEIADKDWSQEEIHKLVELIREHGTDWFTIAKSLGTKTPEQCILRFLQLPIEDSFLMEEKDLGVLKFGSHMPFNKSDNPVMSTLAFLIGLVDPNIVQELTQRAIRLHEEKQKTDNEVNAHSTEEEKDTETNKLSEEKTQDKEKDEEQKQDEEKHEEKETEKAEEEKEEEKDIEMVDKTEETKEAENVNDSAVPEAGESKEQEDSNEAKEDVEMPDQEPNAQDSTQDRNSPEEIEKSTSPKANDVEKEDNNEAKDEAEAELETQAKTETETQTETESKPVSEAKATVKDATEVALATLGLRSHVFATNQERLMNKTTNDLITTQLTKVDLKLKTLDTMEKSLELERKAIHSKQEDIFIQRLSLAKYATSLMGKFEALLKYIPENDETKQQVEEIRNMISDPPKTSISSKLPKLDDQEDLNSEVKPVSVEAPQLYRYWSG; encoded by the coding sequence ATGGCAGATGAACCAACAGGAATTTCTGACGCGGAGATGGGCGGAGATCTAGGGGATCTTTCGCAGTCTTTAGAGCCTGATTATGCTGACGGGTTGCCCGAGACGTTGGGAGAGGAGTTGCCTGACGGAATTGAGGATGATTTCGGCGATGAGGTCGTTTCTAATACGTCTGGTTTATTTGGATTGGAGTCGAAGCAAGGGTCAGAGGGACCAGCGGAGCCATTAGAGAACAATTTAGGAGATAACTTGGGAGATAACCTGGGGGACAATCTAGGGGACAATCTAGGGAATAATCCGGAGGATAACTTAGAGGAACCGTCGAAAGGGCCAGAGCAATCAGAAGTACCAGAACAATCAGCAGAGCCAGAGCAATCAGAAGTACCAGAACAATCGGCAGAGCCAGAGCAATCAGCAGAACCCACAGAGACAGCTGAATCAGTGGCACCATCAGAGCCAGTCGAGGAGCCAGTGGAAGCGTCAATTGATGCATCTGTAGAGGAAAAAAATCCATCTGAGGACAATGAGGTATCAGAACCAGCAGAAAAAGAGCCAACAGAACAATTAACTGAAGAGCCAGAAGCAGGGTCATCAGTACCGGAGGAATCGGCAACAGCACCGGTATCTGAAACCACAGAACAGCCTGAAACCACAGAACAACCTGAACCTACAGAACAGCTTGAGACTGCAGAACAGGCTACAGAACAGGCTACAGATCAGGCTACAGAACAACCTGAAACCACCGAACAACCTGATACCACCGAACAGCCTGATACCACCGAACAACCTGAGACTACCGAACAGCCCGAAACATCTCAACAGCCAACGGAACCTTATGTCTCCGAAACCGACAAAGAGACAGGTGCTCCATCGTCcccaaaagaacaagaacaagaacaagaacaagaacaagaacaagaacaagaatcGGAATCCACTTCTCCAGAAACAAATGTCGCTGTGAAACAGGAAAAGAATACCGCCGACCCTTCATTGGCTATTCCACAATCACATGAAATCGTCATTCCTTCCTACTCGCGTTGGTTTAACCTGTCAAAAGTTCACGAAATCGAAGTCAAATCCCTTCCTGAATTCTTTACCAACAGAATACCTTCGAAAACTCCCCAGGTATACGTCAAATATCGTAATTTCATGGTTAACTCCTACAGATTGAACCCTAACGAATACTTCACAGTCACAGCAGCAAGAAGAAACCTATGCGGTGACGCAGGTGCCCTTTTCAGAATACACAAGTTCTTATCCAAATGGGGATTGATCAATTATCAAGTTAACGCTTccaaaaaaccaaaaatgGTAGAGCCTCCTTTCACAGGCGAATATGAAACCAGATATGACGCACCTAGAGGTCTGTTCCCATTCCAATCGTACAAACCTGCTCTTCAACTTCCTGATATGACTCGTTTAAAAAAGATTATGACCCAATTGGATACACCCCAGGCTCAATCATccttgaaaagaacaagcGATGAAATGTCCAACGGAACATCATCTAATGAAccaagctcaagctcaaaGACAAATGACATTAACGAATCTTCTGATAAAACCGAGCAATCATCTGAAGACAAATTGTCATCACTAACAAATGACCGCAAGCCTAAGAGACCACGCGTATCGGAAATTGCAGACAAAGACTGGTCACAAGAAGAGATCCATAAACTAGTGGAATTAATTAGGGAACATGGTACAGATTGGTTCACGATCGCGAAATCTTTAGGTACTAAAACTCCGGAGCAATGTATATTACGATTCTTGCAATTGCCCATCGAGGACTCTTTCCTCATGGAGGAGAAAGACCTTGGCGTGCTTAAATTTGGTTCCCATATGCCATTCAATAAATCTGATAATCCAGTTATGAGCACTTTGGCATTCTTGATCGGTCTGGTAGATCCTAATATTGTCCAAGAATTGACTCAAAGGGCAATCAGATTGCATGAGGAGAAGCAAAAGACTGATAACGAGGTAAACGCTCATTCTacggaagaagaaaaggatacAGAAACTAACAAACTGTCGGAGGAAAAGACGCAGGACAAGGAGAAGGACGAGGAACAGAAGCAAGACGAGGAGAAACACGAGGAGAAGGAGACAGAAAAggcggaagaagaaaaggaagaagaaaaagatatagAAATGGTTGATAAGACTGAAGAAACGAAGGAGGCCGAAAATGTAAACGATTCAGCAGTTCCAGAAGCAGGTGAATctaaagaacaagaagattcCAATGAGGCAAAAGAAGACGTGGAAATGCCTGATCAAGAACCAAACGCCCAGGACTCTACTCAAGATAGAAATAGCCCAGAAGAGATAGAAAAATCCACATCTCCAAAGGCCAATGACGTCgagaaagaagataatAATGAAGCCAAGGATGAAGCCGAAGCTGAATTAGAAACTCAAGCTAAGACTGAAACCGAAACCCAAACCGAAACCGAATCCAAGCCCGTATCTGAAGCTAAGGCAACCGTAAAGGATGCCACCGAAGTAGCATTGGCCACTCTTGGTCTCCGCTCACACGTATTCGCTACAAACCAGGAGAGACTCATGAACAAGACCACCAATGACCTAATTACCACCCAACTCACAAAGGTCGAtctgaaattgaaaactcTAGACACAATGGAAAAATCACTGGAATTAGAACGGAAAGCTATTCATAGCAAGCAAGAAGATATCTTCATTCAAAGACTAAGTCTTGCAAAATATGCCACTTCTCTAATGGGTAAATTCGAAGCCCTACTAAAGTATATTCCTGAGaatgatgaaacaaaacaacaGGTAGAGGAAATACGAAACATGATTTCAGATCCACCTAAGACTAGCATATCATCAAAACTCCCTAAACTAGATGACCAAGAAGACCTAAATAGCGAGGTGAAACCGGTTTCAGTCGAAGCTCCACAGCTCTACCGTTATTGGTCTGGTTAA
- the RPL17B gene encoding 60S ribosomal protein uL22, whose product MARYGATSTNPAKSASARGSYLRVSFKNTRETAQAISGWDLQKAQKYLDQVLEHQRAIPFRRFNSSIGRTAQGKEFGVTKARWPAKSVKFVQGLLQNAASNAEAKGLDATKLYVSHIQVNQAPKQRRRTFRAHGRINKYESSPSHIELVVTEKEEAVEKASEKKVVRLSSRQRGRLATQKRITA is encoded by the exons ATGGCTAGATACGGTGCTACTTCCACTAACCCAGCTAAATCTGCTTCTGCTCGTGGTTCCTACTTGCGtgtttctttcaagaaCACCAGAGAAACTGCTCAAGCCATCAGTGGTTGGGATTTACAAAAGGCTCAAAAGTACTTGGACCAAGTTTTGGAACACCAAAGAGCTATCCCATTCAGAAGATTCAACTCTTCCATCGGTAGAACCGCCCAAGGTAAGGAATTCGGTGTCACCAAGGCTAGATGGCCAGCTAAGTCTGTTAAGTTCGTCCAAGGTTTGTTGCAAAACGCCGCCTCCAATGCTGAA GCTAAGGGTTTAGATGCTACCAAGTTGTACGTCTCTCACATCCAAGTTAACCAAGCTCCaaagcaaagaagaagaactttcAGAGCTCACGGTAGAATCAACAAGTACGAATCCTCTCCATCCCACATCGAATTGGTCGTTActgaaaaggaagaagctgTCGAAAAGGCTTccgaaaagaaggttgtCAGATTGTCCTCCAGACAAAGAGGTAGATTGGCTACTCAAAAGAGAATCACTGCTTAA
- the PFD1 gene encoding prefolding complex chaperone subunit, whose translation MSNQPQDIVREMANSLRNSRSQLAMTLAQLEQVQRQKKIAELTEKELTSYDNEKVWRSCGKMFIQQEKQSYTGDLKHDEKLLDEQVKALEQKRHYLQTTVDNTVESLRRVMGS comes from the coding sequence ATGAGTAATCAACCGCAGGATATTGTGAGAGAGATGGCGAACTCGCTACGTAACAGCAGATCACAATTGGCCATGACTTTGGCTCAATTAGAGCAGGTGCagagacaaaagaagatagCAGAGCTGACCGAAAAGGAGCTTACCAGCTACGATAACGAAAAGGTGTGGAGGTCTTGCGGCAAGATGTTCATCcaacaagagaaacaaTCATACACAGGCGACTTGAAGCATGATGAGAAGTTGCTAGACGAACAAGTCAAGGCTCTTGAACAGAAGAGACACTATCTACAGACCACTGTTGACAACACGGTTGAGAGCTTGAGAAGGGTGATGGGATCGTAA
- the COY1 gene encoding CCAAT displacement transcription factor COY1, which produces MSLTTYEHALSLWKQAGFSGLQSMLDESISKIKDLEGTSLESRKVLATETKQFKKLPDDEKLSQILKLVKQYQKEIDSLTARSNFSEKVVIELYEKLIEQPDPTGIIQSMIDELRKEDGSVNELKAENERLSAIVSKSADYDSVKKRLFDLEQSSAKTLSKRLVAKEKEITSKWEEKERNWNSREQELLKQLENMKNTNAALEKKIGTQRSLENEGDDDDIVFIDGANSAQTELLSQELEAAQVRIMSLESRNEELNAEVAKSKNDEQHDSELQEKEDKLNQLENENAKLVACLDEERKSAKRKLETIESQLNSFTLEANTYKAELDTLRRKMSNYSDYERIKEELNAMKKIEFGASSDENDSDDGNEEGDPVVASLKHANQKLQNNLVKVNTEKNKYMKEVNTLKSNIDTLNAKIQKLETLNAKLEADIEKVEDVTNQFSDTQSMMSGATRQISNRHKTTEKLSPTSSIIGIPEEREMDSFSGNLNNSSSILPIVTKQRDRFRAKNLELESQLKSVNQEQIKLRTQVKELKTDNARLYEKVKLLTTYSHNSNDGDSSNGNINAAAAAAAATTASATLDLESPFTEEYEESLHPLSGFKQKELDRYERRNMPPMERLFLSLAKVILANKKTRMLFMLYCIGLHALVMIMTIYVTSFTNYITPEVRSAKGTMIKTNE; this is translated from the coding sequence ATGAGTTTAACGACGTATGAGCATGCTCTTTCGTTATGGAAGCAAGCTGGCTTTAGTGGCTTGCAATCCATGCTTGATGAAAgcatttcaaaaataaaggatCTTGAAGGTACATCGCtagaatcaagaaaagtGCTAGCAACAGAGACGAAACAGTTCAAGAAATTAcctgatgatgaaaagcTCAGCcagattttgaaattggtaAAGCAGTatcaaaaggaaattgATTCTTTAACGGCAAGGTCGAATTTCTCGGAGAAAGTTGTAATTGAGCTTTATGAGAAATTGATTGAACAGCCAGATCCAACTGGGATAATACAGTCTATGATAGACGAATTGAGGAAAGAAGATGGCAGCGTTAATGAGCTCAAAGCTGAGAATGAGCGCTTGTCGGCAATTGTTAGCAAGAGTGCCGATTATGACTCAGTGAAAAAGAGATTATTCGATCTTGAACAGAGTTCGGCTAAGACATTGTCCAAGAGACTAGTCGCTaaggagaaggagataACTTCTAAATGGGaggagaaagagagaaactGGAATAGTAGAGAGCAGGAGTTGCTGAAGCAATTGGAAAATATGAAGAATACCAATGCTGctttggagaagaagattggTACTCAGCGTAGCTTGGAGAATGAAGGAGACGACGATgatattgtttttattgaTGGAGCTAATAGTGCTCAAACAGAACTTCTATCTCAGGAGTTAGAGGCTGCTCAGGTCCGTATCATGAGTCTCGAATCTCGTAATGAGGAATTGAACGCCGAGGTTgcaaaatcaaagaatgaTGAACAGCACGATTCGGAACTCCAGGAGAAAGAGGACAAGCTTAACCAATTAGAGAATGAGAATGCCAAGTTAGTTGCCTGTTTAGATGAGGAACGTAAGAGTGCCAAGAGGAAGTTGGAGACCATTGAATCTCAGTTGAACTCTTTTACCCTTGAGGCCAACACATACAAAGCTGAATTGGATACGCTAAGGCGTAAAATGAGCAATTATTCTGACTACGAAAGGatcaaggaagaattgaatgcgatgaagaagattgagTTTGGTGCCAGCAGCGATGAAAATGATAGCGATGATGGCAATGAAGAAGGCGATCCAGTGGTGGCTTCTTTGAAGCATGCGAACCAAAAACTCCAAAACAATTTAGTCAAAGTGAAcacagaaaagaacaaatatATGAAGGAGGTTAACACGTTGAAGAGTAACATTGACACACTAAACGCCAAGATTCAAAAGTTGGAGACACTGAATGCTAAACTTGAAGCAGATATTGAGAAGGTGGAAGACGTAACGAACCAGTTCTCAGATACTCAGTCGATGATGTCAGGTGCAACAAGACAAATTAGCAACAGACACAAAACTACCGAGAAGCTCTCACCTACAAGTTCTATTATTGGAATACcggaagaaagagagatgGACAGTTTCTCTGGAAATCTTAACAATTCGTCTTCCATTCTCCCCATTGTCACCAAGCAGAGAGATAGATTCAGGGCCAAGAATTTGGAACTTGAGAGTCAATTGAAGAGCGTTaaccaagaacaaattAAATTAAGGACTCAGGTAAAGGAGTTGAAAACAGACAATGCAAGACTATACGAGAAGGTCAAATTGCTCACAACATATTCACACAACAGCAATGACGGAGATTCCAGTAATGGGAATATcaatgctgctgctgctgccgctgccGCTACGACTGCCAGTGCGACACTTGACTTGGAATCACCGTTCACCGAGGAGTATGAGGAATCATTACATCCACTATCAGGGTTCAAGCAAAAAGAGTTGGATAGATACGAGAGACGTAATATGCCACCCATGGAGCGACTATTTTTGAGTCTTGCGAAAGTCATTTTGGCCAACAAGAAGACAAGAATGCTCTTTATGCTTTATTGCATTGGGTTGCACGCTCTAGTAATGATAATGACGATCTACGTCACAAGTTTCACGAACTACATAACGCCAGAGGTTCGTTCGGCGAAAGGCACGATGATCAAAACAAACgagtag